GACCGACAAATCAAGCAGCGCGATGATGTCCATCTTGCGATATTTCTTCAGATTTTCTCTGATCCGGTCGTAGACCACAATTGTATCGTTCAATGAATAGCCGATAATCGTCAACAGCGCCGCCACGATATTGAGGTTAAACTCTAACTGCGTAAGTGCAAAAAAGCCAAAAGTCAGCGCGACATCGTGAAACAGAGCGAACAGCGCCCCCGCTCCAAATTGCCACTCAAATCGTATCCAAATATAAAGCGTGATTGCCAGCATGGCGCCAACTAGCGACCAGACACCTTTTGATAGAAGTTCCTCGGACACCTTACCAGAAACGGAATCGACGCCATCAATACGCACATCTGGATATTCGGTTTTCAGCATACCGGTAATCTCATCAGCCATTGTATTGGCCAATTCCGGATCCTGATCTGAACCCGTAGGCAGCTTCATTCGGATCGATACTTCATTGGGCTGGCCGAAACGTTGAATTGTCGGATCACCGTAACCAAGTGCGCCAACCTTCTCTCGCAGCTCGGTAATTGGCGCATCTTCCATCTGAGTAAATGTCGTTCGGATCATCTGACCGCCCACGAAATCAACACCAAAGTTCAGACCACGTTGCGCAACCAGTGCCATCGAACCGATGATCATCAAAATGCTGATGGCCACGGCGATATTCCGCCATTTCAAAAATGCAATATTGGTAGTATCGGGAACAAGTTTGAGAAGCTTCATGACCATTCCCTCCTATATAACCAGCTCTTGTGGACGCGTCCGGCGCAGCCAGAGCGCGACCAACATCCGTGTCACCACGACAGCGGTAAACACCGATGTAACAATGCCAATGATCAGAACAACCGCAAATCCGCGAACCGGCCCAGAACCAAATATAAACAACAACAAACCGGCAATAACATTGGTGATATTAGCATCAAAAATCGCTCGAGAGGCTTCTTTATAGCCAACCTCTACCGCCTGCACTACGCGCCTGCCGCGCCGCCTTTCCTCACGTATTCGCTCGTTAATCAGCACATTTGCATCGACCGCCGAACCGACAGTCAAAATGAAGCCGGCAATGCCTGGTAAAGTAAGGGTAGCATTGAATATCGCCATAATCCCGAGGATGAGGAACAGATTTAACGCAAGCGCAAAATTCGCATAAAATCCAAAACGTCCATAGGTGACAACCATGAAAGCCAGCACCGCTGCCGTTCCAATGATCGCAGCTATCATGCCTTTACGGATAGAATCTGCGCCAAGGTCTGGGCCAACCGTGCGTTCTTCAACAACTTGTAACTCGACGGGCAAAGCGCCCGAACGCAAAGCGATCGACAGCTGATTGGCTTCGTCAACCGTAAAATTGCCAGAAATCTGCGCTGAACCTCCCAAAATGGGTTCGTTGATATTAGGTGCTGAAAGAACCTCTCCGTCCAATATGATGGCAAAGGGGCGGCCGACATTATTTTGAGTCAGCCGCGCGAATTTCGCACCGCCTTCGGTATCAAAAGTTATATTCACAACCGGCGCGTTGGTTTCTTGGTCAAAGCCCTGCCCTGCATCAGTTAGCTTGTCACCCGAAATGCCACCAAGTCGCTTGACCGCTATATTTGGCAATCCGGAAGGATTATCCGGATAAGGAAATATCTGGCTGCCCACGGGTGGACGGCCCTCGGCAACGGCGTTAGGGTCGGCTTCAAAATCAACCAGCTTGAACTCAAGCTTGGCGGTTTTACCCAAAAGCTCTTTGAGGGCTTCAGGGTCTTCAAGGCCCGGGACCTGGACCACTATTCGCATATCACCTTGACGAATAATTGTGGGTTCACGGGTTCCCATTTCGTCAATACGCCGCCGGATCACGTCGGTCGCCGTATCCATGGCGTTGTCAACCGCATTATCTAGCCCGGCAGAAGTCGGCGACACAACAAAGCGCGTGTCGTCGCGAACTTCTATGTCCCAATCTCGTTGACCAGTTAGGCCAGCGCCAGTTGTCAGTGGCAACAAAGCTTCCCGTGCAGCGTCAACCTGCGTAGAATCACGCACCATGAAAGATAGAACACCGTCTTTTCGCGAGATATCTCCGATATTGATCCGTGGATTGGCGCGGCGCATCTCGGCGCGGACCGACTCTTCCATGGTCTGTAAACGGGTTTCCGCGACGTCAGCTGGATCTGCTTCCAACAATATGTGGCTACCGCCGGAAAGATCGAGCCCCAGATTGATGGTCTCATCCGGAAGGAAGGTTGGCCAATATTTATGGTTTTCACCAAAAAAAAGGCTGGGAAGCGACATCAGCACGCCGAAAGCCAGTAGCAAAGAAATGGAAATGACTTTCCAGCGCGGGAAA
This DNA window, taken from Parasphingorhabdus litoris DSM 22379, encodes the following:
- the secF gene encoding protein translocase subunit SecF, encoding MKLLKLVPDTTNIAFLKWRNIAVAISILMIIGSMALVAQRGLNFGVDFVGGQMIRTTFTQMEDAPITELREKVGALGYGDPTIQRFGQPNEVSIRMKLPTGSDQDPELANTMADEITGMLKTEYPDVRIDGVDSVSGKVSEELLSKGVWSLVGAMLAITLYIWIRFEWQFGAGALFALFHDVALTFGFFALTQLEFNLNIVAALLTIIGYSLNDTIVVYDRIRENLKKYRKMDIIALLDLSVNETLARTVMTSLTMLVALIALIIWGPDVIFGFAAAMFLGVFIGTYSSVYMAAPILIWLKVGPDSFVPPASAGDRAEKLGDPEEVG
- the secD gene encoding protein translocase subunit SecD, which produces MLDFPRWKVISISLLLAFGVLMSLPSLFFGENHKYWPTFLPDETINLGLDLSGGSHILLEADPADVAETRLQTMEESVRAEMRRANPRINIGDISRKDGVLSFMVRDSTQVDAAREALLPLTTGAGLTGQRDWDIEVRDDTRFVVSPTSAGLDNAVDNAMDTATDVIRRRIDEMGTREPTIIRQGDMRIVVQVPGLEDPEALKELLGKTAKLEFKLVDFEADPNAVAEGRPPVGSQIFPYPDNPSGLPNIAVKRLGGISGDKLTDAGQGFDQETNAPVVNITFDTEGGAKFARLTQNNVGRPFAIILDGEVLSAPNINEPILGGSAQISGNFTVDEANQLSIALRSGALPVELQVVEERTVGPDLGADSIRKGMIAAIIGTAAVLAFMVVTYGRFGFYANFALALNLFLILGIMAIFNATLTLPGIAGFILTVGSAVDANVLINERIREERRRGRRVVQAVEVGYKEASRAIFDANITNVIAGLLLFIFGSGPVRGFAVVLIIGIVTSVFTAVVVTRMLVALWLRRTRPQELVI